The following are encoded together in the Myxocyprinus asiaticus isolate MX2 ecotype Aquarium Trade chromosome 7, UBuf_Myxa_2, whole genome shotgun sequence genome:
- the tmx2b gene encoding thioredoxin-related transmembrane protein 2-B isoform X2 produces MALLTPLLAFLYHLPQVYKWLLKPYYIASLFMCVAFLFIRKTPGICEHLSTQREDGNSCDFDWREVEILMFLSAIVMMKNRRAITVEQHVGNIILFCKVANVILFFRLDIRLGLLYLTLCIVFLMTCKPPLYMGPEYIKYFNDKTIDEELEKDHRVTWIVEFFANWSPECQSFASVYADLSLKYNCAGLKFGKVDIGRYSEVSKKYKVSTSPLSKQLPSLVLFQGGKEVMRRPQVDKKGRAVSWTFTEKEA; encoded by the exons ATGGCCTTATTAACGCCTCTGTTAGCGTTTCTGTATCATTTGCCACAGGTGTACAAATGGCTACTAAAACCGTACTACATTGCCTCATTATTTATGTGTGTCGCGTTCTTGTTTATTCGCAAGACACCTGGGATATGTGAGCATCTCTCGACGCAACGGGAGGATGGAAATTCGTGCGATTTTGATTGG AGAGAGGTAGAGATCCTGATGTTCCTGAGTGCTATAGTCATGATGAAGAACAGAAGAGCGA TAACTGTTGAGCAACATGTTGGGAACATCATCCTCTTTTGTAAAGTGGCCAATGTGATTCTGTTCTTCAGACTGGACATACGTTTGGGGCTTCTCTACTTGACCCTGTGCATTG TTTTCCTGATGACCTGCAAACCTCCACTCTACATGGGCCCAGAGTACATCAAGTACTTCAATGATAAAACCATTGAT GAAGAATTGGAAAAGGACCACAGAGTGACTTGGATTGTGGAGTTTTTTGCTAACTGGTCACCAGAGTGTCAGTCTTTCGCTTCAGTCTATGCCGATCTGTCCTTGAA GTACAACTGCGCAGGACTGAAATTTGGCAAAGTGGACATTGGCCGTTACAGCGAAGTGTCTAAGAA gtatAAAGTGAGCACATCTCCTCTCTCAAAGCAGCTGCCCTCTCTGGTGCTCTTCCAGGGGGGAAAGGAGGTTATGAGGCGCCCTCAGGTGGACAAGAAGGGAAGGGCGGTGTCTTGGACCTTCACAGAG AAAGAAGCGTGA
- the tmx2b gene encoding thioredoxin-related transmembrane protein 2-B isoform X1: protein MALLTPLLAFLYHLPQVYKWLLKPYYIASLFMCVAFLFIRKTPGICEHLSTQREDGNSCDFDWREVEILMFLSAIVMMKNRRAITVEQHVGNIILFCKVANVILFFRLDIRLGLLYLTLCIVFLMTCKPPLYMGPEYIKYFNDKTIDEELEKDHRVTWIVEFFANWSPECQSFASVYADLSLKYNCAGLKFGKVDIGRYSEVSKKYKVSTSPLSKQLPSLVLFQGGKEVMRRPQVDKKGRAVSWTFTEENIIREFNLNELYQKSKKLGKTKGEKNERPSESQFAPVPEEEEYEAETINAMDTESKKDK, encoded by the exons ATGGCCTTATTAACGCCTCTGTTAGCGTTTCTGTATCATTTGCCACAGGTGTACAAATGGCTACTAAAACCGTACTACATTGCCTCATTATTTATGTGTGTCGCGTTCTTGTTTATTCGCAAGACACCTGGGATATGTGAGCATCTCTCGACGCAACGGGAGGATGGAAATTCGTGCGATTTTGATTGG AGAGAGGTAGAGATCCTGATGTTCCTGAGTGCTATAGTCATGATGAAGAACAGAAGAGCGA TAACTGTTGAGCAACATGTTGGGAACATCATCCTCTTTTGTAAAGTGGCCAATGTGATTCTGTTCTTCAGACTGGACATACGTTTGGGGCTTCTCTACTTGACCCTGTGCATTG TTTTCCTGATGACCTGCAAACCTCCACTCTACATGGGCCCAGAGTACATCAAGTACTTCAATGATAAAACCATTGAT GAAGAATTGGAAAAGGACCACAGAGTGACTTGGATTGTGGAGTTTTTTGCTAACTGGTCACCAGAGTGTCAGTCTTTCGCTTCAGTCTATGCCGATCTGTCCTTGAA GTACAACTGCGCAGGACTGAAATTTGGCAAAGTGGACATTGGCCGTTACAGCGAAGTGTCTAAGAA gtatAAAGTGAGCACATCTCCTCTCTCAAAGCAGCTGCCCTCTCTGGTGCTCTTCCAGGGGGGAAAGGAGGTTATGAGGCGCCCTCAGGTGGACAAGAAGGGAAGGGCGGTGTCTTGGACCTTCACAGAG GAAAACATTATCCGAGAGTTTAACCTCAATGAGCTGTATCAGAAATCTAAGAAGCTTGGTAAGACCAAAGGAGAGAAGAATGAGAGGCCCAGTGAATCACAGTTTGCTCCTGTGCCTGAAGAGGAGGAATACGAGGCCGAGACGATCAACGCAATGGACACAGAGAGCAAGAAGGACAAATAG